The window TCCGGATGGAACCGACATTCTCGCGACGGTCGTCATCAGTGCGGACGAACACGATTTACGGGGCGCAGGCGACAGTGCAATGGCGTATCCGACGGTCAGGGCCACCGACGTCCTCGAGTCTGGGAACGGCTATCTTCGGATTCACATCCGCTACGATGCCGAAGCGTCGATCTACGCGACGATCGTCGCCTCCTCGCTCACGCCCGTCGGAGAGATTCGAATCGCCGACGAGCGGGAACACTGGACGTTGCTCGCGGATGGATCGGCGATCAGTCGGTCTATCGCCGATCTCGAGGCGGTTGCCGACGTCGACGTCCGCCGCGTCGTCGACTACGAACCCGACACCACCGTGAGCCACGACGTCGTCGACGAGATCCGGGCGGATCTCTCGCCCAGGCAGACGACCTACCTCCTGTCGGCGCTCGAGGAAGGGTACTACGGGTGGCCCAGGGACATTTCGGCGAAAGAACTCGCCGAGAATCACGACGTCGCCGGGCCGACGGCGCTCGAGTCCCCGTTTCCCGATCGGACGGACGTACGCGGCCGGTAGATCCGGAACGCGATTCGTCGCTTCTCAGCGTCCGATTCCGAACTGCGTTCGCGTCTCTGGCTCTGGGCTCGTTCAGTCGCGTTGTAGTTATCACTTCTCCCTGAATAGGGTGTTTGCTCACACCGAATCGTGGCCACCCATTTCTGGCCACTAGTTTCAGTTTCACTCCGGTGAAGACATCCTTATTCACCGTCGGTGAGAATCACTATACGATAATGACGGTCGGTCACTCGGTGGCGTTGCTAGCCCTTCCGGAAGCGACGCTCGAGTGTGTCTCTCAACATGCGGTTCGAGACGCAGTCAGGTACTTCACACCGGATCTGGTCGCGGTTCCCGGGGCTCGCAATCCGATCGCGTACGCGACCGCTCGAGAGGCGGCACCGGATCTTCCCATCGTCCATCCACAACTCGGCACCGGTGGTACCCGTATCCACCACTATCGATCCAGCCCAGATGCAGGTGTTCACGAAGCATCCGACGAGCGCCCCCCGGCAGAAACGATGGATTTTCTCGCCGTACAGAGCCGCGATGTCCTCTCCGATCTTGCGAGACAACTCACAACGGGCGAACGACAGACGGGCAGCGACGCTGGGACGTTCCTGATCGTTCCTGAACTCGCCGTCGAGTGGGACACGACGACGCTCTCCACGACCCTTCCAAACGCCCAGGAACTGGTGACGATCAGCGCGATGCTCCCCGAACCAGTCACTGTCCTAGTCGGCGGCCAGCCAGCAACGTACGCCCACGAGTGGTCGCTTACACACGCTGACTCATCAGTACGGGTACCGATTGCCGGGCTCGGTGCAGCGGATCGAGACGGTTCGATGTTCGCACAGTGTACCTGTACGACCCATGGGAGCGTCGCTGCGGAAGCCGTCGATTCCGATCAGTTCGGACTCAAAGCGTTGTACGGCGTTGGCGAAGCGACTGCAGACCGGTTGCGAACGCACGGCTGTGAAACGACACGGGATATCCTCGATCTCGCAGTCAGTGATCTCGTCGAACTCCCAGGAATTGGGCGGACAACCGCTGAGAAAATCCATGCCCACGCCGACGTCATCGACTCGAGTGAGCCACTCGTGCTAACGAATAAGAGGCCGGTCAAAACCCGCGACGATCGCCCACCGCTCTGTCTCGATATCGAAACCGATGGGCTCTCGCCAACCATCATCTGGCAGATTGGCGTGTATGATCCGGCGACGGACAGTCACCAGACGTTCATCGAGAAAAACCATCCCGAGGATCCACAGCCAGTGCTCGAAGCGTTCGTCATCTGGCTACTCGCCAATCACCGTGACCGAACCATCCTGACCTGGAACGGGCACCGCTTCGATTACCGATACATTCGGCAGTTTCTCACCCAGCTCCTCCCCGAGTATCTCGACGCGTGGGACGACCTCTGGAAATACGACCTGTACAAGTGGGCGGTTCGTGATGGGAACGCCTTGCTCCCCGGTCGAACGAACAAACTCGATCACGTCGCTCGAGCCATCGGCTACGACGCTTCAGCAACTGGGTTGACGGGCGCACAGACGGCCGCCGCCTACCAGGCGTTCATGCGAAATCCAGCCGATCCAGAGACCGAACCCGACTGGGAGCGCCACAGAACCTACTGTGAAGACGATTGCCGGGCGCTCTGGTACGTCTACAAGGCTATTACAGAGGCGCCACGACGAGATATGACTGACAGTGGGGCTGGTGGCGCTGACGGGCAACAGGCCGGACTCACAGATTTCCACCCATGACCGATAAACACACGACCGACGCGAGTACTCGGAGCGACGTCGCAGGAACAGCCCTCATCGAAACGTTCCCTCGCACCACCCTCACTCCGGAATCGGAGTACATCGACCGCATCGAACTCCCCGCGAAACCGGCTGACACCGTCCCAGCGAGCGATGTGTTGGATTCCACACTCGCAGACCCGTATCCGTACGACCTGTTCAGCCACCAGGCCGACGCCCTGGAGGCACTCGAGGACGGCGAGAACGTCACGGTCACGACGTCGACGTCCAGCGGAAAGACGCATATTTACGGCCTGCAGATCGCCCGAAATCTCCTCGAGGCCGGAGTCCTCAACGCCGACGGGTCTCGTGCGAGTACCGGCAACACTGCATCGACCGTACTGTGTGTGTATCCGATGAAAGCACTGACGAAAGACCAGCACGAAGCGCTCGAGGACCTGTACGACCAACTCGGACTCGACGTTCGCGTCCGGATGTACGATGGCGACACGACGGGTGATCGCCGTGCAATCCGCGAGCAGGCGGACGTCATCCTCACCAACTTTGCCGGACTCAACGTCTATCTCGAACACCACGACAGGTGGAGCCGGTTTTACAGCGCACTCGATCTCGTCGCTATCGACGAATCGCACACCTACACCGGGGTCGAAGGGATGCACGTCGCGTGGATCCTACGTCGGATCCAGCGCGTAACCGACTACTGGGGTGGCAATCCACAGTACGTTCTCACCTCGGCAACGATCGGTAATCCACGGGAGCACTCCGAGGAACTGATCAACGCGCCCGTAACCGTCGTCGACGAGGATGGTTCACCCCACGGGCCGCGTGATATCGTCCTCTGGAACCCACCACCGCGAGAGACGACGCAGGATGACACGTCGGACGAGTTCCCGCTATCACCCGAACTCGAGGACGAGACGGACGAAGGGCAAGATGAGGTGTTGGCAGATCCTGACGAGGAGTTCATCACCGAACGCGTGTCCGCAAGTGTCGAGGCCCCGAAAATCTTCGATCACCTCACCGCATCTGACGTTCGGACGTTGCTGTTCTGTCCAAGCCGCAAACTCACCGAACTCAGTGTTCAACGAGCGACTGACCATCGGCGCTCCACTTCTCGAGCGTACGGTCGGTCGAGTCCCGCGGACTATGCGGCGTACAACGCGGGGCTCGGACGCCGTACACGCCACTCTCGAGAACAGCAGTTCAAAACCGGGGTACTCACCGGCCTGGCAACGACCTCCGCGCTCGAGCTCGGCATCGATATCGGAAGCCTCGATGCGACCGTGTTGATGGGGTATCCAGGCCAGCGACAGGCGTTCTGGCAACGTATCGGCCGTGCAGGGCGCGGAGCCAGCCGCAGCCTCGCCGTCATGGTCGGAGATCATCGCACCCTCGATCAGTACGTTCTGAACAATCCGGAGTACTTGCTCGAAACTGACGTCGAAGACGCCGTCGTCGATACCTCGAACAATGCCGTCTTCGCCACCCACGTGTTGTGTGCCGCTGACGAGATCGCGCTCGACGAGGCGGATATCGATACATTCGCCGACGAGGATCGGCTGCGGGCGGCCGTCAAAATGTGGCGTGAAGCCGGTTTCGTCGACGGCTACCTCGACGCTGCCGTCCACTACAGCGGCCCCGGGCGGCCACAGACCCGTGTCAACCTCTATGGAACCACCGGCACGGACTACCAGCTCAAACTGGCCGACGACGTGGACTGTGAGCGCTGGGGCATCCCCGACGACCTCGACCTGGAACCAGTCAACCGAAATCGTGCCTACCGCGATTATCACGAGGGCGCTGTCAGACTGCAACACGGCCAGCAGTTCGAAGTGGTCACTGTCGATGACAACCGACCCCAGCCCGTCATCGAACTCGAGCCGGTCGATTGTGGGTACTACACCCAATCTCGAAACAAGGTCAACGTACTGGACGCTACGTCCGAGCGATCCAGAGAGATCAACGGGTTCACCCTTCACTTCGGTCGCGGAACGGTGTTAGTCCATCACCACGCCTACGACGAGATGCACATCGGCAACAGCGAGCCAAAGCAACAGATGATTCCGACTGACACCCCGCCGATCCTGATGAATACCCAGCTGTGCTGGCTCGAGGTTCCCGGTGAAATTGAAGCGGCCCTCATCCGAAAATACAAAGACTACGGCATCGAGACCGGTGTGGATCCGGATCAGGCACAGGTTGTCCATCTCGGATACGTCGCCGGATTGCACGCCGCCGAACACGCGACGATCCAGACGGCACCACTCGAGCTCAGGGTCGATACGAACGATCTGGGCGGGTTAGCAACGCTGATTATGGACACACACTACGCCCATTCCGAATACGACGATATCGCCGACTCGATCGGTGAGTCCTTCGAAGCCGCCATGGCCGCCCTCGAGCAGCGATCCCAGGAGGTCGGTGGACAGACGGCTTCGGGCTGGTTTATTTACGACGGCGTCGACGGCGGACTTGGATTCGCCCGCGCTATTTACGACAACTTCGAAGCCCTCGCCGAACGCGCCCGGGAGCAGCTCACACAGTGTCAGTGCGGACAGCCCAACGGGTGTCCAGCCTGTACGTTCGACGAAAACTGCGGCAACGATAACAAACCGCTCCTCAGAGCTTCCGCCGTGGACGTCCTCGAGCACCTCCTCGGTGAGGCCGATCGTGACGACCTCGAGGCGTATCTGCCGGACAAATACGGTGGTGAGCGACGGCCGACGCTGTACTACTCGTGATTTCCCTGGCGTCGCGCGATTAACTACCGGACGCTAACGGTCTAAATCATATGATTGCGTAAGAATGAAATGCTCCGTCAGGGATTCGAACCCTGGTCATTGCCGTGAGAGGGCAATATGATTGGCCGGACTACACCAACGGAGCGGTGTCGTACACTCTATGGTTGCTGCGAGGACTGTTTAAGCGTTCCGTTTCGAACCTGGACTGCGTCCCCGTGGCACGGTTCGGCCTGCCTACTCTTCGTAGGGAGACTTCGCCGCTTCGGGTTCGAAGCCCTCGAGGCTGATGATGTTTTCACGCCCCACTCGAAGTTTGCTGATGGTACCGTCGGATTCCATCTCCGAGAGCAGCATGCTCACCTTGGATTTCGACCAGCCCGTCTCGTCGACGATGTTGACCTGTTTCATGCGGCCACCGTTGTCCCGTATCAGCGAGACCACGCGATCCTCGTCGCTCAGCAGTTCGTCGTCTGGAATTGGATCGGCTGTCGGGGTCGCTGCCGCGTCGGCCGTGGCCGATTGTTCGTCAACGGTATCCGACTCGTCAGCCCCAGACTGGTCGTATCGTCTCGCCGCCACGGCGATAGCGGTCAGTGTGATACCTACGAGGAGCACGGCTCCAAGAACCAGCCAGAGACTCGAGGCGTCCGTGAATCGCTCCATGACCGAACCGGCGGCTTCGTTGGAACTGGCAGCGTCTCGCTCGAGGACGACACGCGGTTGGCCGTCGAGGAACTGGAACGGACCTTGCCAGGTTATCGAGGAACTCCCTTCGAGCGAGGCGCCGTTGAATTCGCCGTCGGGTTGCATTTGGCTGAAGGTTAGCCCCGAGTCAGATTCGATGACGAGATCCTGGTCGGACGCGATGTTGAAAGCCCCATCGAAGACGTCACCGACGATAATTTCGTCGTCTTCGACCTGTGCGAAGTTCGTCCAGGTGAAGGACATTTCGACGACACCAATTCTGTTGAGGCGTTGTTCGACGGCCGCAGACCGGTTGAAGTTTGTGGCTTCCATCTCGCGGTCGGTTTCGGCGGTTCCGATGCTTACCAGGCTTTCAGCTTGGTCGATGAATCGCGTGTAGAGCTCAGTTTCCTCGGATTCGAAGTCTTCGAAGGCGTCCTCGAACGCTTCTTCTTCTTCCTCGCTATCATTACCGACAAAATCCCGTTCGTAGCGAAACGTCCACGTTGCAGACCCGTCTTCGTGAACGGTGATCGTAAAGGTCGTCGAGTCGAAATTGCCGGTCGACGTAGCGGAAATGCCGCTTCTATAGGACGCCGCTGTGGTCTGCTCGTCGGTAGTTTCGGTCGCAAATGGAGTGGAAGATCCGAACCGATCGCCGTCGGCGGCCCGAACGTCCGTGGCGAGCAGCGGGCTGCCCATACCAGCCACGAGGAGCATGAGGGCGACGACGAGGACACCTCCGACGAGAGCCGACCTATTCATTCGTGTGCTTCCTACGTGCTCTTCCTAAAAGACCTTGTGAATCCAGCTTTGGGTTGTAAACGGTGTCGTGTGGTCGGTCGTAGACACTCTAGACGAGCGCTGTCGGTGGTCGGTTGCCACTGTCGTGGTCTCGAGGTGTGCTATCCGCATCAGGGGAACGGATTGGCGGTATGACTCTCGAATGGGACGGGAGCCAAATCCCACTGATCTCGAGTGCCGAAACAACTGGTTACGGAACGACTTATGGACACTCACCAGTGTGTCGATACGCACAAACCTCCAAGAGCCGTACCGTCGAGCGATGATCCATAACCTCGCTGCGGGAGAGCAGGTCTTTACGAGCAATGCCTTTCTGGTAACGGGCGAGCGACCCGTGCTCGTCGATACTGGCGCGAATTTCGACGTCGTCTCCCGGATACGGGAGCGGACGGACTCACTCGAGGCCGTCGTCCTCACTCACACCCATCCCGACCACGTGGGGAATCTCGCTGCGGTCACGGAGGCGTTCGACGTCGACGTGTGGGGCTACGATCCAGACGTCGACGGCGTCGACCATCAGATCGCGGACGAATCGACAGTTCGACTCGGTGATCACGAGTACGTTGCCCTGCACACACCCGGGCACAAAGACGATCACCTCTGTCTGTACGCCGCCGAGCCGAACATCCTGTTTGCCGGTGATTTAATCTTCCAGAACGGTGGGTTCGGTCGAACCGACCTCCCGGAAGGGGATCGAGGAGCCCTGTTCGAGAGCATCGATCGCGTCCTCAAATTGGTCGACGAGAACCTCACGGCGCTGCACACCGGTCACGGCCCGAGCGTCACCACACAGCCGTACGACCACGTCGAACTGGCGAGTCGGATGGCTCGCCAGATGTAGCTGTGAGTGAGTATCTGGCGCGTCGCAATCACTACGGCTTGAGACCGTAGTATCCGGGTTCCTCGTCCGTTCGCGGCTCCGCGACGACGAGGTCGTTCGCGTTCGTCATGATCCAGGGGATCGCCCAGTCGAGTAAGATGTCCTCTGTCTCCCGATCGATTTCCGCGTCGGGGTCGAGTCCCTGGAGCAGTCGGGCAATCTCGTAGACGGTGTACATGTGATCGGACTCGAGGAGCTCGTCTGGTGTGTAGAAGTCACACGGTGGGAGCCGGTCGAATTCATCCTTCGGGACGGGCATGGCTTGACGTACGACGGCGCCTGGCTAAACGGTGTGGATTTCGTGCAGGTACAGCGGAGGTGCGCGCCAGCGCGACCGCTCGAGCCACGGCCGCCACAAAAATGTGAAGGTGAACGACTCGTCGCTTACTCGAAGTGGTCGAGACACTTCTGGTACTGCTCGTCGACGGAATCCCAGTTGATGACGTCGAAGAACCCATCGATGAAGCTGCCACGGTCTGGGCCGTAGTCGTAGTAGTAGGAGTGCTCCCAGACGTCACAGGCCAGAATGGGGTGGGATCCCCACAGCGCGCCTTGGTCGTGTTTGTCGACCTTGACGTTGCGCAGTTGCTTTGCAACCGGGTCGTACACGAGCAGCGCCCAGCCGCCGGCGGCACTCGCGGCGGCTTCGAACTCGCCTTTCCATCCTTCGTAGGAGCCGAAGTCCTCTTCGATGCGGTCGGCGAGATCGCCCTCGGGCTCGCCGCCACCGTTTGGTGACATGTTCTCCCAGAACAGCGTGTGGAGGTAGTGACCACAGCCGTTGTGGGTGACGTTGCCGAGCGCGCCGGCGGTGGAACCGAAGTCGCCGGACTCGCGGTTTTCCGCGAGCGTCTCTTCGGCCGCGTTCAGGCCGTTGACGTAGCCCTGATGGTGCGTGTCGTGGTGCCAGGTGACGACCTGTTCGGAGATCGATGGCTCGAGTGCGTCGTAATCGTATGGAAGTGGTGGAAGTTCGTGATCAGTCATTCGGAAACACCGATTGAGCAATCGCGGCCTAACCTGTTAAATATTGAGGAGTGAAACGCTACCATGGCGCATAATGTTGTCGCTGGAAGGTGGTTTTGCCGGGCAACCGACTCAGCGGGTCGCCAGGTACTCGCCGTGATTGATGCTGATGACGGGTAAGACGACGCCGAAGATGGTCGTGGAGGGCATTGCCATCGTCAGAACGGTGTCAGTCGTCATGCCATCGGCACCGTCACGAACGCCCCGACGGCGGCGACGATCAGCACGCACGCGGCGACCGTTTTCGGCAGATCAAACTCGAGTGCCAGAGCGAACGCGACGGGGAGAACGTGTCGAAGAGTATCGGATGTGTCGGGAAACGAAAAAGCGGGATCGTCGTTCGTGTTGTTTGACAGAAATCGGAGAGAAGTCGATTGCGAATTCGCGGCCGTCACCCGCGGGGACGGCCAGTAGCGCGACTGATCTTCGATTAGAACTGTCCGACAGTATCAGGCGTCGCCAGACGGTCGGACGACGTTCGCGAGCGACACCATCGTCCCGAGGAACCAGCCGACCGGGAACGAAAAGCCGATCCACATCGCCGCGTACGCGGCACCCTCGAGCTGGTAGTTGTCACGCAGGTACTGGTTGAGGTCGCCGACGACGAACACCGTGTCGAGCAGCCAGACGGCGAGGTCGTAGCTCGGATCGAGCACGTACGGCTCGAGCGACGGCGTAACGAGGGCGGCGACGACTGGCGGTAAGAACAGTGCGGTCATCGCGAACGGATACGCGAGGATCACCGAAAGCGCGCGTCCGCCGAACTTCGAGCACGTCGCGGCGAGGGCGGTCGAAACCACGGCGACCCCGCTCGCTGCGGCCACGGCGAGGACGGCGTCGACGGGGATATCGACCTGCTCCATGTAGGACATGACCCCCCAGACGATCGTGAGCAACCCCCAGCCGACCAGCGCGATACCGGTGACGCCGACGATACCAAGTCGGGTTTGCGTCGAGTCGAGTTTGGAGGCGTAAAAGCGGGTTGCGAGCCCGATGACGGTGAGCGGATAAACGATGAGCAGGCCGAGGGCTCCGAACAGGCTCCAGAGGTGGTAGCCGAGTTTCTGTGGGATCGTCTCCGGTTTCCACTTGCCCATGACGGAGTGGCCACGGCCGCGTTGACGGGGGAAGATGAGTTCCATCCACGCCCCGTGTAACCGCGCCAGATCGACTTTGATCGCGGCGACGAGCCCACCGCCGCCACGGTTGCGTGCGTGGGTAGACATACCCAATCCAAAATACTGTGTTACCGTAAGTTTTCCTCCTTGGAACTGTCCGCTCGAGGTGATGTTCGCGATTGTACTGGAATCAACGAGGCAACGGGGATCCGACTCGGGTCGCTCAAATTGCAGGCTCTCGCTGCTCGAGCGTTGACCGACTCCCGCGTATCTCACCATCGACGCTCGAGTCCACTTTGGTCGACTATCCACATCGTTTAAGCGTGTTCCCGGATCACCCTGACGTATGGACATCGAGTCATTCTTCGAGGAGATGCCGTTCGCCGACCTGCTGGGTGTCGAGGTCACCGAAGCCGCCGACGGCCACGCCGAGGGGCGTCTCGAGATGCGTGAGGATCTCTCCTGGAACGCCGACCGACTGATGGCTCACGGCGGCGTGACGTTCACGCTCGCGGACACCGTCGGTGGCGCGGCCCTCGTCTCCGAAGTCGAGCAGCCGGTACCGACGATCGATATGCGGATCGATTACCTCTCGGCTGGGACGGGCGACCTCTACGCGGAGGCGGACGTCGTCCGGTGTGGCGGCGACGTCGGCGTCGTTGACGTCGAGGTGTACAGTGAGGACGATACGTTGATCGCGGACGCTCGAGGCGTGTACAAGACGGGGTAAGGAAGCGTACTGTCGCCGAATAGACGACCTGCGTTCGACGGCAACGAACAGACGACCTACGTTCGTTCAGTCAAGCGCACGTGAACGTCATCGGCTGGCTGGAGGGTCGCCCCGGGAGAGAGCGCCAGGTCGGGGTCGCTCACCAGTTCGAGGTCGAACCGCTGCAAGAGGGTGGTGAGCACTACTTTGAGCTCGAGCATCGCAAAGCGCATCCCGATACAGTGGCGAGCACCGCCGCCGAACGGGAAGTACGCGTACTCCGGTCGGTCGTTCACGCACTCCTCGCGCCAGCGATCCGGACGGAACGCCTCCGGCTCGTCGTAAAACCGTTCGTCGCGGTGAATTCGGTACTGCGGCAGGGAGAGTACCGTCCCTTCGGGCACGTCGTAACCGCCGATGGTGACGTCGCGGGTCGGCTTGCGGAAGATTATGTACGCCGGTGGGTACAACCGCATCGTTTCCTGCAGTACGCGATCTGTGACCTCGAGTCGAGTGACGTCTTCGAACGTCGGCGTCGCGCCGCCGAGAACCGCCTGTTGTTCGGCCTCGAGTCGCCGTCGGACGTCGTCGTGCTGGGTGAGCAGGTAGAACGCGTAGGTGAGCACCAGCGAAGTCGTCTCGTGGCCGGCGAAGGTGAATGTGATCAGGTTGTCCTGGATCTCGCGTTCGGTGAGAGCGCCCCCGTTCGATTCGGCGTGATGGACGAGCACTGACAGGAGGTCGTCGCCGGGTTCCTCGGTTCCCGCGGCGTCCGCTCGCCGCTCCTCGATCAGCGTATCGACCCGGTCGCGGTACGCCTCGAGCGTTCGGTGATAGCGTCGATTACCCGGCGTCGGCACCCACTCGGGCAGGAACCCGGCGACACTTCGGGAGTTGCTCTGCTCGTTGATCAACTGGGCAGCTCGTGTGACAGCGTCGCTCTCACCGGGTTCGAGGTCGAGGTCGAACAGCGCGTTCGTGAGGATTCGGAGCGTGAGCCTCGAGAACGCCCGATTCAGCACAATCTCGTCGCCCGTTTCCCAGGAGTCGGCAGTTTGTTCGGCGTATCGAGCCATCGTGTCGGTATAGGAGCGAATGCGGTCGACGGTGAACGCGGGTTGCATGAGCTGACGTTGCGTCCGCCATTGCTCGCCCTGGGTGAACAGAATCCCCTCGGGGGCGAAGTCGAAGCCCTGGTCGGCGAACAGGTACCGCTCGAACGTTTCGGGCTCCTCCACGAGTACCCGCTGGACGTAATCGGGGTGAAACAGCGCGGTGACGGTGTTACCGAGGATCCGATAGCGGACGACGTCGCCGTAGCCGTGTAATTCGTCCAAAAACGCGAACGGTTCCCGGATGATGGAGTGGGTATTTCCGACGATCGGTAGCCCATCGGGCCCTGGCGGCACGCCACCGGATTGTCCACTCGAGTGCGGTGGATCGCTCGAGTTGTTCGTCGACTCCCCCGCTGGGCCGTCGACGTTGCTTTGGGGTCGGGAGGTCATACGAACGTGTACGTGCGGTATCACCTTCGAAATTTGGTCGAAGAGCCTAGACCACTTTTATGTGAGCCGGCCGTGTCAGAGGACGATGCGCTACCTCGACGTCTGGCTCGATCAACCCGACTGGATGTTGCATCCGATGCAGTTGTTCATCCGGCAGACGGACGTCGTGGCGTGCGAGGAACTGCTCGCCTGGACGATCCTCGACGAGCGGGATCTCGAGTACGAACTGTTCTACGTCGAGGCCGACCTCGAGCGCTATCGACCGGCACTCGACGCCGTCGACTCCGTCCGGTCGTACACGATTGCCCCTATCGACGACGGTGCCTTCCACCTCTACGTCTGCCAGGAGACCCGCTCGGAAGACGCGAGCTGGCGGGCGGCGTTCAGCGAGCGGAACCTGGTCGTCGTGCCACCAGTGCGGTTCGACGACCGGGCGAGGATGGGTTTGACGATCGTCGGTGAGGGAGTCGACTTACAGCAACTGCTCGAGGACATGCCACCCGAGATTGGCGTCCACGTCGAGGAAGTCGGCCGGTTCGATCGACGCGGTGGTGCCCTCGCTCACAGCCTCACCGATCGACAACTCGAGGTCGCGCTGGCGGCGTTCGAGTGTGGGTATTACGATGTGCCCCGACGGGCCTCGCTCGCGGACGTAGCCGAGGAACTCGAGGTCGCCGAAAGCAGCGCATCGGTGACGCTTCGACGAGCCGAACGGGCGCTTCTCGAACGGGTCTTTCGGCGATATAGTGGGCCGGAACGGCGGTGACACAGGTAGCCACGGAACGTCGCCTCCAGGCGCAGTGCTGAACGGCGTTCCATCGCAATGACCCACTGCTCCACGTATCGGAGAGCGCCACGTTGGAGCACAGACAGAGTTCCACGAGGGTAGCACTTTAGCCCAGTACTCGGGTTTCACCGTCTTCAGATCGAGAGAATATCACGTTCGCTTTGGGGCGAGGTGGGCGAGTTTGAGCCAGAATTCCTCGATTGCTCGAGCAAGCTGATCGAACTCGTCAGCCGTCTCCGGCTTTTGCAGGTAGGCGTTCGCAAAGCGCTCGTACGCCTGGTTTACATCCGACGTTTCGCCCGATTCCGTGAGCACAAGCACAGGGATGTGTCTGCAGCCGGGGCGATCTTTGAGTTCGGCGAGGAGTTCGGTTCCACTCGCGTCGGGCAAATCG of the Natronosalvus vescus genome contains:
- a CDS encoding cytochrome P450 produces the protein MTSRPQSNVDGPAGESTNNSSDPPHSSGQSGGVPPGPDGLPIVGNTHSIIREPFAFLDELHGYGDVVRYRILGNTVTALFHPDYVQRVLVEEPETFERYLFADQGFDFAPEGILFTQGEQWRTQRQLMQPAFTVDRIRSYTDTMARYAEQTADSWETGDEIVLNRAFSRLTLRILTNALFDLDLEPGESDAVTRAAQLINEQSNSRSVAGFLPEWVPTPGNRRYHRTLEAYRDRVDTLIEERRADAAGTEEPGDDLLSVLVHHAESNGGALTEREIQDNLITFTFAGHETTSLVLTYAFYLLTQHDDVRRRLEAEQQAVLGGATPTFEDVTRLEVTDRVLQETMRLYPPAYIIFRKPTRDVTIGGYDVPEGTVLSLPQYRIHRDERFYDEPEAFRPDRWREECVNDRPEYAYFPFGGGARHCIGMRFAMLELKVVLTTLLQRFDLELVSDPDLALSPGATLQPADDVHVRLTERT
- a CDS encoding helix-turn-helix domain-containing protein, translated to MRYLDVWLDQPDWMLHPMQLFIRQTDVVACEELLAWTILDERDLEYELFYVEADLERYRPALDAVDSVRSYTIAPIDDGAFHLYVCQETRSEDASWRAAFSERNLVVVPPVRFDDRARMGLTIVGEGVDLQQLLEDMPPEIGVHVEEVGRFDRRGGALAHSLTDRQLEVALAAFECGYYDVPRRASLADVAEELEVAESSASVTLRRAERALLERVFRRYSGPERR
- a CDS encoding response regulator, with protein sequence MDTYRQRSDRTYDVLLVEPEPDSIAGLVRSFEATTLTNNITVVHTSSEAFDFINQRGNYSETPQPDLVLLNLDLPDASGTELLAELKDRPGCRHIPVLVLTESGETSDVNQAYERFANAYLQKPETADEFDQLARAIEEFWLKLAHLAPKRT